A genome region from Christensenella minuta includes the following:
- a CDS encoding phage major capsid protein has product MANIVYPNEVLESIVEDILETRLNTRTLMTVDMSLSGAAGMKKVINRYTYTGYVESLSQGEKNTQRGKLEFLPYEYEVGVAQQVWDYHDEEVMKDPGIVNLGVQGMANAMWNDMNQKFFDELRKAEIFQTIESANKIAYDDIVDAIAALDLEDESQLYILCGLNTKAALRKNSLFTGAKQGEIIFTGQIGDISGLPVVYSKKVPADLAYVATKEAVTLFTKKDSEIEQERDKEARKNTIISRKVNLVALTNAKCLCMIGKASATPVLTQSSIAAGNNKTISGTNAAGAVVRVYVNDIPVGYAAVDGTTWTYTIDAVSSGDKVKVSAMTDGKIPAFCAAVTVS; this is encoded by the coding sequence ATGGCAAATATTGTATATCCTAACGAAGTTCTTGAATCTATAGTTGAAGACATTTTAGAAACGCGGCTTAACACCAGAACACTTATGACGGTTGATATGTCGCTTAGCGGCGCAGCCGGCATGAAAAAAGTAATTAACCGCTATACCTATACGGGGTACGTTGAAAGCCTCTCGCAGGGCGAGAAGAACACACAGCGCGGCAAACTTGAATTTCTGCCTTATGAGTATGAAGTAGGCGTAGCTCAACAGGTATGGGATTACCATGATGAAGAAGTGATGAAAGATCCAGGTATTGTCAATCTCGGCGTACAGGGAATGGCTAATGCTATGTGGAATGACATGAACCAGAAATTTTTTGATGAACTGCGCAAGGCTGAAATTTTCCAGACGATTGAATCAGCGAACAAGATCGCGTATGACGATATTGTTGACGCAATCGCGGCCCTTGACCTTGAGGACGAAAGCCAGCTTTATATCTTGTGCGGGCTGAATACCAAGGCTGCACTTAGGAAAAACAGCCTTTTTACAGGCGCGAAACAAGGCGAGATCATCTTTACCGGGCAGATTGGCGACATTAGCGGACTTCCCGTTGTGTACTCTAAAAAAGTGCCTGCCGATCTTGCTTACGTAGCAACCAAAGAAGCGGTAACGCTTTTCACCAAAAAGGATAGCGAGATTGAGCAGGAGAGGGACAAGGAAGCGAGAAAAAATACGATTATTTCCCGTAAGGTGAACCTCGTTGCCCTCACCAACGCGAAATGCCTTTGTATGATCGGCAAAGCGTCGGCTACCCCGGTTCTCACACAATCTAGCATTGCGGCGGGGAATAATAAGACCATATCCGGTACGAACGCGGCGGGGGCGGTTGTTCGCGTGTACGTGAATGATATTCCGGTAGGCTATGCGGCTGTAGATGGCACTACATGGACGTATACTATTGACGCAGTTTCATCGGGCGATAAGGTAAAAGTCTCTGCAATGACGGACGGGAAAATTCCAGCGTTCTGCGCAGCGGTTACGGTCTCTTAA
- a CDS encoding phage head-tail connector protein: MSATDKLKAYIPEIQNATAAAIIEDTEQAFKELCNVEAIPDEASSLIVEMAVIRYNRLGSEGLASQGYSGASESFINGLPDDLLRRLGKYRRLKTL, encoded by the coding sequence ATGAGCGCGACGGATAAATTAAAGGCGTACATCCCCGAAATCCAAAACGCTACAGCCGCCGCTATAATCGAAGATACCGAACAGGCATTTAAGGAGCTTTGCAACGTCGAGGCCATACCCGATGAAGCAAGCTCCTTGATTGTTGAAATGGCGGTTATACGGTACAACCGATTAGGCAGCGAGGGTTTAGCGTCACAAGGCTATAGCGGCGCATCAGAGAGCTTTATAAACGGTCTGCCGGATGATCTATTGCGTAGGCTTGGGAAGTACAGGAGGCTT
- a CDS encoding DUF4355 domain-containing protein, translating to MEKFLQGYLLNRLTPMMDADGGAAGDPGGEPDGGGSGGGKPDGGEGKTYTEAEIAELLQAEADRRVTAALKKQKREYEEKLSLSKLDEEQRKEAEKDLEIKRLNERISEMSTSINKGEVIKVLAARGLDPAFADIITIGDDIKEAQARIDTLDKLFKQAVEATVKKRIAGDAPAKGSGTGTPTTLKGMNVQQRAELYESNPELFRKLKGAE from the coding sequence ATGGAAAAATTTTTACAGGGTTATTTGCTTAACAGGCTTACACCGATGATGGACGCAGATGGGGGCGCGGCCGGAGACCCGGGCGGCGAACCAGATGGAGGCGGTTCCGGCGGTGGAAAGCCGGACGGTGGCGAAGGTAAAACTTACACCGAAGCCGAGATTGCAGAATTATTGCAAGCGGAAGCGGACAGAAGGGTTACGGCGGCACTGAAAAAGCAAAAGAGAGAGTATGAGGAAAAGCTATCCCTTTCAAAGCTGGATGAGGAACAGCGCAAGGAAGCTGAAAAAGACCTTGAAATTAAGCGCCTTAATGAGCGTATTTCAGAAATGAGCACGAGCATTAACAAAGGCGAGGTAATCAAAGTTTTGGCGGCGCGTGGGCTTGATCCCGCTTTTGCCGACATCATCACGATTGGGGACGACATCAAAGAAGCGCAGGCGCGCATTGATACGCTCGACAAACTGTTTAAACAGGCGGTTGAGGCTACGGTCAAGAAGCGCATTGCGGGAGATGCGCCAGCAAAAGGTAGCGGGACGGGAACGCCCACGACCCTAAAGGGGATGAATGTTCAGCAGAGGGCAGAGCTTTACGAGAGCAACCCGGAACTATTTAGAAAGCTAAAAGGAGCAGAGTAA